From the genome of Equus asinus isolate D_3611 breed Donkey chromosome 24, EquAss-T2T_v2, whole genome shotgun sequence:
AGGACCTAgttacaatgaaaaagaaaacatcactGGGCATTTTCAGCTCTATAGTAAGTAAGAGCTGTTTAGATCGGTTGCACAATACCAATAATGAAACATAACtacagttctttaaaaaaaaaaaaaaaagaaaatgaaaaagaaaaaattttatcaAAACCTGATCTCAAAATCCAGcaataaattgtttaaaatgtgGAGACAGGtcaaaaaaaggtgaaaaaagaaaaactgttaatgttttatattttacgtAATGGTAGTATGGTCATAAACTGGTTCACAAACCTAGTTATAGCCAAATAACAAAACTCCTTTGTTACCATGTTTAAATAAAGACAgtcaaaaagaaatttattaactATTCACTGTTTTGAAATATCCAGTGCATATAAAAACTGCTAGTGACAAGTTTCAGCTATTATAATGAGTTGTTCTCATGCCAAagacaaactttttttaaaaaaaggcttttAAGACCACAGCCATGGAGATTCCCAGGTAAGAATTTATTTCATAATAAGCAGCCttataaacacaaaaacaaaataacaaaaacaaaacttcaccTAATTGCCCAAAAAGTCATACCCTCAAACCTTTGAAAAGCAGTAACTTTGTAACTCAAATTACACAGTGGTGAAAGTAGAAGATCATTACTTTAGTTGAAATGAACACCCTTATCTTTAGGACCTAAAGAAATGTCATCATTATTATCCTAATTAGTCATTATTCACGTAAGCAGTACTTATCTAATACACTTACAAATTTCTTGACCTATTTCCCCTTTAAAAATCCTAATATATATTTTCTGCTTTACCATTTAAAAAAGATAAGTATTATAACAAATTAAGTaacacaaaaatatagaaaactaatACCATTTTTCCACTGGTTACAGGTTTCTTTAAAAGTTGAGaagaaattcttaataaataatagTAGCAATACTGCCTCACTTTGTTATAAATGTATGCCAAGAGTACATTATCACATATGATACACAAGCAGTAAGACAATCTGTAAGCATTCTGCACTTACAATATAACAGCACACTTCAAAAAGACTTTTAGCATTAAATCAATCTACATCCTGTTTCATCGTGATATAGGCTTGGAAGGTATGTTTTTAACTATTTAGcattttaatcactttttatTAAGTATCTTTATGGGTCTTAATGCTAGCAAGAATGGTATCTCTTTCATGAAACactatttttccaaatgtttaatgGTGTCTAGGCATACTTGCCAGCCCTGGGGTACATTAATTATTAGGCACAACTCGAGTTTTTTTTGCAAGAGAAACTTAATTCACAATACTAAACATACCTTTAACATGATGAACCAAGGACAcaatgtgttgaataaatgactcTGAAGTGCTTTTGCTGGCCTGTGGCAACTTAATGTGGTCAAAGATGGATCGGAATTCTTGCTCCTTCTTGACAGAATGGACAAGTGTACTAGCAAGTAGCCTGTCTTTAGTCAAGGAAGCAGGTCTGGAGCATATCggtaacaaacacacacacacaaacaaaatataCCATAGGTTTGAATATGAAAATTGGAagtatatttagaaattaagataATTAACTAGAACATTAAAtaaccccaccccgcccccaatTATTTACTGGGTGTCAGTGTGGAATTACCTGTTAGAATCGTCAAGAGGAACAGGTGCCATTTTGAGTTTGACTTCAGGACGATGAGAATCACTGGCTATCATTTTGATCCTGAGTGGGCTCTCCTCTCTGAAGGTAGACTTTTCTCGTGCATCCAGATTCTTGTGTAGAGGGGGACTGTAATCAAAGAGGTCTTTGAGCTTTTCAGACTTTACCTGCTCAGGCGACTGAGTTTCTTTCTTTACTGTTATTCTCTCAGAACTTTTGTCGTCTTCCTTGTGCTTATCTTTTGTAGTGCTAGGCCTTTCCACTACATATCCAGTCTCtttaagtttataatttttttcttctctaaatccATCACTTTCTCTATTGCCTTTCAGTGAAACTTTGGACTTGTACTTGGGTCCTTCCTCCTCAGTATTCCGATGAGATGTAGTAGCAAAATTTTTACCCTGATCTGCAAGGACTGACTTCCTGAACTGTCTGTAatcctctgtctcctctgtgtCATCCCCTTCTGAatcattaaatttttgttttccagactCTTTATCACTGAAGTAATCTAGAGCTTCCTGATCTTCccattctccctctgccctccctttcTCTGATCCTTTCTCCTTTGGAGTCTCTTTATCCCTGGTATTACCCCTATCAAGCAGGAATACTCTAGACTCTTCATCTGTGAACCTGTGAATAAGCAAAGAAGAGGATGGTAACTCTGGATTGCATTCACTGTGGATCACTTGCATACTCAAATGTGTTGCCCAATACCACAGGAccagtaataaaaggaaaaaaaaccctactgCAAAgtgctttttcagattccacttttaaaaaacattaaaagcatCCACGTAGCACTTACgtactgagtttttaaaaataaatttacatatgaGACTCcctaaagtttaaaaagtaaagccATTTTCAAAAACCTGTTCTGTTCAGTCACAGACCACAATACTGCACTAACAAATCCAAATTTCCAGAGATTCTATAACATACAACAAAGCTTAAATTTAATTTCTGAGGTTAAGAACCACTAATAAACAATATACTTATCTATTAGAATTCTACttatgattatatttaaaattccaGACTCTTTCATTTACTTATCTAATAgaaaaaaactcacaaaagtgtacTTTAATGTAGTTGATAACATTAGATAGTTAACTCTATGTGACTCACAAAACAGTTTATAGTTTGCTGTAGAAAATGACTGTTTCTGGCAGTATTATGTAGAAACTACATATcagttcaataaaaaaattaatcctAGATTGTAAAGCACTAGCCCATAAACAGAATGCTTGCTCTATTTCCTCACTGATAAGTTGATCATACTACTTTAGCAACCAATTTTCACTGTCTTTTAGCAAGCCTTAGCAACACttgaaattagaatttaaataaaGTATCTGTTTAAAATGCCACTAAAGTCAGCAAGAAATACCTTTATCTTTTCTGTAGTTAGGCAGATTTATTAAAAATGACAGCTGGACTGTTTACAATAGCACACAAGTAAAAACATGTAATATAACTGTATTAATTATGCAGGCCACATTATGATGAAGAGAacaaaaaagcatttaatgtTTTAATACTTAGAAAActaatttctgaaagtttttacaTGTTTACACTAGCCAATTTATACTACTCAATTTCTCTTTGTTTACATTCTTAATTCTGGACTGAGTGAAAATGGACAAAACTAAAAGGACGAATATAAATTAGTTTCTATTCAAACACAACTTCTGAAGTTAAACAGATTAAGTAAAAACAATTTGGAATTATCAAGGAGGAAGTCATGAGTTAAATACACATCACCATGGAATTTTAAGTTTATACTTATAAATTCAAAGAACGAAAGTTATTAATATTATAATCTCAATTGTATACCTTAGTTCTTACCTTTTTAAGAATTTCCCTGTCTTTGCAGTTTCCTGATCTCCACCATCAGGATAAAATGAGGAACGTCCCCTAGCCTCATCTCTAGGAGCATTCTGTGGTGTGATTGTCTTTGCAGGGCTTCGTCGAGAAGGGATGTGATGAATTGGACTATTCTGAGAAGGACTGTATCGACTAGATCCATTTCCAACAGAACCAGACCCAGACCTTTCAGGACTATGCTGAATGGAATGTGAATGCTGAGAGGGAGTATTTTTTGCAGAGTGGACTGTACTGAGCATGGGGGCATCAGAGCAAGATGAACTCTGGCTGGGTGGTGTAGCAATTGGTGAAGGACTATGGGGTGATCTGGGACTATTATCATAAGCTGAAAGGCCAGGCCAAATATCACCAGACGTGGCTGATGATTTATTAAACTCATCAATAGATTCAGATGGGTCATGTTCAAATGTATCTTTCGGTTCCTCCTGTGATTTACTTTTCAAAGGACTCTCTTCTTGAGGCTCCCCTTCagcttttttggtttgtttttcctgAGACCCTCGCCTTTTAGAGACAGGAGATTTGCTATATGGGGATGAAGAACGAGAAGAGGATGATCTTGGAGACCTAGAGGATCTATATGACCGGCGAGATCTGCTTCGGGATCTCTGCGAAGACACAGATCTTCTTTTCGGACTCCTGGAACGTGAGCGACCTCGTCTAGGACTCCTAGAGTGTCTTCTGTTCCAGACAGGCCTATAACCACCTCGATGATATCTACCTCCTCCTCCTTGATAGTACCCTCTACCCCTTCCTCTGTACCCATAAGGTCGTCTCATTCCTCTATTATTTCTGTAATCTCGGCGATAATCTCTAGAATAAATACGATCTCTACTACGAGATCTTGAATATGTCCTGGATCGAGACCTAgaactaaaaatgaaataaatatcaatGCAAGAAAAATACACTATTCCATCCTACCATTCTAAATACTTCTGGTTGATTATAACATAAATAAACTTAAAGCCaaaaacatacattaaaaaaaacctctcattTATACACAAGTAAAAGTTTACTGTTTTCAACGAAAAAAGTTTCACTTCTAAGGTAAATATTGAGCATAAATTAAAGGCCTTAGGAATGAAGGCAcagaaatgggggagggggggaaggTCGGCATTCCAACAGGACATTCTAACAAACTATAGGAGATGTATGCAGACAATTAAAGTGATAgtgtaaaagaatatttaatagcACAGAAGAATACTCGTAAGTGAAATACTACTGGCTAAATGCATACAAAATATAAAGTTGGGcctagaaaaataatacagaaaagtcACAACTAATATTTATTCTTAATGAGATTatcatcacttttattttcaacttgcggtttctgtattttctatgctaACTATGTACTACTATCTGAATGAAGACAACCtgatttaatcatttttaaacaaaagaataaatttattgAGACCTCAGAGTCAGAAATGAGAAACTATGAAACAATATGCAGACTGTTTAATGccaaataatttttacattatcCAATTCATCTCTTAACTCTAGAGATAAATATAAGAAATCCACTATATATTGCACAGTATACTAAGAATCTAAGATCTGGAGTGAGACTAACTAGATTCTAATCTaaattctgccatttacttagCTTGCAACTTGGACAACTCTCAATTTCCCCAACTCTAAAATGAGAATTAACAACAGATCTACTTGAAAGGGTTCTTTGAGAAGAAGACATATTAACGGGCTTAGCACTGTGTCTGTATATAgtaagcactccataaatgttagctgatATATTATCATTGCTAAGAGAATTAAAAGCACAGTAAGTCACCTGTATCTCTTCTTTCTAGAGTGTGATCTGGATCTTGATCGAGAACTAGACTGTGATCTAGACTTTGATCTTGAAGAATGTGATCTAGAATTGGAGCGacccatttcttttctcctagtCAAATGAAAGAGCAAGAATGGTTAAAATCACAATACAACTGAGGAAGTCTCACgttattatttaacttattttcagATACAAATTTTACAAAACATAAGTTTCTCAAAGGCTATTATTCATCATCATTCTTTTCAGATGAGTACTAAGCCAGTCAAAATAATCCCTGACTAAAACTGTATTTTCACCTGCACGACAGGTACTGTATACTGAAGACACAACAGAAGATTTCTATGGACTGCCCCAGCTATGTGCCTCAATCCAAAAAGGCAGCAGCTGCAGAAGCCAGAAAGAGCAATGATATCAGACTGCAGCATGTTAGATGTTATTCCATGCCCAATACAAATGCCTACCTCTCctgtaaaaaagataaatagcaTCAGAGTATTACAGATAAGGAacctgaaacaaagaaaatacaagtggCGTAATACTAACGAAACACAAACCTACCAGACTGTCATCGTTCAGTGCTTTATGGCCCTGAAATGAGACTAAATTGACCACTCCATGTACACAATACTGCCTAGAATGGTGCTGGACAGTCTCCTAACAGAATGAAGGTCACTAAGTCTCTGAACAGCTGGAGCCAGGGCTCTGCTCTCAACAGTCATGAATGCAGAATAAAAACGGACTTATATGACAATGCCTAGTTCACCCTGCAGCTTTCTGGTAAGAAGATGAAAAAAGGATACAAGATAAAGAAAttggaaagataaaataaagatatactGGAACTACAAGAAAGACAACTTGGGCACCAACATTCTAACTTTTCTAAACACTACTTAGTACCTAATGTAATAAGGAGGCCTCATTGGTtcagaaatcagtaacaggacTAACTGATTTATAAGATCTACtcttcataaaattaaatatacatatatgcctCTCAAGTTTACTTCTGCTGTGTTTCCAAATTGGCACTGACTTATTACTCAAAGTAAGTAACTATTTCCTTAAATATCAACTCACTGTAAACTTATAATAGCCTGCAATTGCCATGTATTTAAACCAATTCTCCTACAATCAAATATTTTTGCAGGCACTTACTTTACCCACCTAGATTTTGCATGGTATTAGGAAATAGGACTTAAAAGTAGTAAGATGAATTGAACTATTGAAAAGGCAATGATAACGTCTACACATTTTCTCATCAAGAAACGTAAATGACAAAATTCAAGGCTTcagataaatatttcaaaataaaacaattatccTCAAATAGACAAATATCAGCTttagcttctctctctgcttaaTTCCAAGCAAGTAAGAAACACATACAGACAGTACCTTCCTCAGAGTTGcagtgaggactaaatgagtagATACACATAATACACTTAAAACGATGTTTAGTACATAATAAGCAATCAATTTTAATTACCTGAACATCAATGTAAGGGGAAAAAAGCTAAGTTATGGAACTCCTCTTGTTGCATAAGGGAAGATGAGTTAAACAAGCAGGGTTATTtcgtcttgttttatttttaaatagctttgtGTGTTCTGGGTCTTTTAAGTAGATGTGTTTACAGAAGTAGAAAGTAGACACACAACCTAGAAgcaggaaagataaagagaatctTTTTCCTAaaactaacttttaaaatctgGCTTACTTCATACAAgccaccaaaacaaacaaacaaaaaaagcttcAGACCACATCACTTTTAATCACTCAGTCTGAATCACGAGTTTAGTAGTCACATTTTCTCAAATAAGCCAAAACTGAAAACTTAGAAGAATGAACGCTATTTACCTTGGGTTTTATGCAGGATCAAGTAGTCAAGTGAAGTCTTtgagatatttaaaattcttcctgGAGAGAATGTTCTGAGAAATTAAACTCTAAATTCAAATTCCtagcaaagataaaaaatatgagtTTGAATTATGGTAAATTAAATACCCACTGTTTACAATATATCATCCTTGGCACTGCAATGAACTCTTGATAAAGGCACTAATGATTTCAGGGAAGGAGAAACTGACTTAGGATTAAACTTTCAACCATAATAGCTTACGGAActtaacttttttgttttaatcagaacacagcagtgcatcatGAAACTGACAGCACctttgtttttcaatttaaatACCTGAATTCTAATTTGAGCAATTTGGGCTTTGGAAAACAAGTAGCTATGTTGCCATTCTATCAGAAAATTCCAAAGTGGCTAACGTAATGCCATCTTCATATATCAAAACATGTCATCTATCAGTAGCTGGCATTCACAATGCTAAAGTTTATAACATCTAAAatatgagtttattttagtgcTCTGCTACTTATCTTATTCTCTCTCTTGGCCACTTCTTTTCACAGAGTTTAGTTTCATctgaaactgatttttaaattcatataaCAGCCATCACAGTACCTGTAAGCTTTGTGCCTCAAAGCATGTGACACATGCACAGACATAGCCAATACAGGAACAGccaataaatgaaacaaatatctACTGGAAGCCAATACTCTTCCTAAACTCACTACTACTATGCAAATAAGTTTAAATTTTACACAAAACATTAAGAAGTTATCAATAATGAAAAGGTTACCCTTGTGAATAACATTCAGTGATTATCAATTATGCGCAAACGATAGTCAAAAAACACTAGAAGAGCAGAAACTAAATACAAGGTTGATACATGCCTACACCCAAGGAATTCACAAACCAgcttaaatgaaagaaaatacacattaaTATGAAAATCTGTGACTCTTACCAAGTAACTGCtccaataaaaaaatgcaatgaaatTGGAAATACAAAGTGGAAGAGATGCTAAGACTAAACTGGTAAGTCAAGAACAATGTCCCCTAAATACCCATGGTCCTACAGCTGGGGAGATTAAGAGATGTGAGATTCAAGCtaggaaggagaaatgggaaccTAATAATTAAGGAAAACatactaaaataaaaagtaacaaaaacaaaaggcatGGATATAAGAAATAGGATTTCTAAAGCATGCACATGTTcagttttaaaaacatcaaatccCCCAAGGGAGCAGAGAAAAACTGTCATCTGCTAAATTGGTGGGTTGTTATGAAACTTCATCCTGACCTAGAAGTCCAGTACTACTGATTCACTGCTGGAAGTGACACCACCTCATTTTAGCTAACACTTCCCCTAAACAATTCTAAAACActaattttaatctttatatcTCCAGAGAAGAAACAACTGCCAAATCCCTCTTTACTCCAATTCAGCATGTTTTGAAGTTCCAAGAAAATATACACTAGAAATAGCaaagtgagggaggaggggctacAGGCTGTCAGACCAGCAGATAGACATTCTTGCTCACAATCTATTAATACACTCAAATATCCATACCAAGAACTCAATGCTGATATACAAAATGGCAGACaatgtatttaataatatataatagtTCATATGAAGATTtaacatttaataatatattaataacatttaatatAGTCAGTACAAAGACTACAATCAGCtcagctaattttttttaaaaatgaaagcctATATACAAAGCACTGCGCTAGGTATTACTGGCAACATGACTATGTCCTGCCCTCCAAATACCAAGTAGAGGGGAATAGAAATCAATAAATCATAGTAAGCTAAACATCTAAATACCAACTGTGTGCCCAGAACGGTGTTAGGTGACTTTAAATAaaaccatctcatttaattctcatcatCTCAGGAGCTACATATTAACTGCATCTTTCAAATGAAGAGAACTCTAACCTTTCAGaatctatttacatttacatGGTTCTTATTACATGCAAACACTATTATTCTAGTGTTGGAAATACAGCACTCTGAGTGAGACATTAAGTCCCCTAGTATCTTGGAGCTTAAGTtcaagggaggggaagagagaaacaaacaaaaaactcaaggTGGTGTGTTACGAAGAGGTGGAGAGGAGGACCATTAAGGTGAGTCCTTGGGCCCTCTGTAAGGAGGTAACATTTaagctaaagacaaagaacaCTGCAAAGATCCACGgaaagaagagcattccaggcagaggacacaAACTTGgcaaaaaacaagacacaaagacCAGTAAGAAGGGAATCCACCATGATTAATGAGAGGCTACTAGATAAAACAGAGGCAGGAAGGGACCAGATCAAATAGCATCCAGTAAATAAGCCAGAGTAAGGAGTCTAGATTTTATCCTAACTGTAATGGGAAGGCCCTGTGAGGTGTGACCAGGGAAGTCACACCGCTGATTTACATCTTAAGGTGGCTGCTGTATGGAGCA
Proteins encoded in this window:
- the BCLAF1 gene encoding bcl-2-associated transcription factor 1 isoform X4, whose translation is MGRSNSRSHSSRSKSRSQSSSRSRSRSHSRKKRYRSRSRTYSRSRSRDRIYSRDYRRDYRNNRGMRRPYGYRGRGRGYYQGGGGRYHRGGYRPVWNRRHSRSPRRGRSRSRSPKRRSVSSQRSRSRSRRSYRSSRSPRSSSSRSSSPYSKSPVSKRRGSQEKQTKKAEGEPQEESPLKSKSQEEPKDTFEHDPSESIDEFNKSSATSGDIWPGLSAYDNSPRSPHSPSPIATPPSQSSSCSDAPMLSTVHSAKNTPSQHSHSIQHSPERSGSGSVGNGSSRYSPSQNSPIHHIPSRRSPAKTITPQNAPRDEARGRSSFYPDGGDQETAKTGKFLKRFTDEESRVFLLDRGNTRDKETPKEKGSEKGRAEGEWEDQEALDYFSDKESGKQKFNDSEGDDTEETEDYRQFRKSVLADQGKNFATTSHRNTEEEGPKYKSKVSLKGNRESDGFREEKNYKLKETGYVVERPSTTKDKHKEDDKSSERITVKKETQSPEQVKSEKLKDLFDYSPPLHKNLDAREKSTFREESPLRIKMIASDSHRPEVKLKMAPVPLDDSNRPASLTKDRLLASTLVHSVKKEQEFRSIFDHIKLPQASKSTSESFIQHIVSLVHHVKEQYFKSAAMTLNERFTSYQKATEEHSARQKSPEIHRRIDISPSALRKHTRLAGEERVFKEENQKGDKKLRCDSADLRHDIDRRRKERSKERGDSKGSRESSGSRKQEKTTKEYKEYKSYKDDSKHKSREQDHSRSSSSSASPSSPSSREEKESKKEREEEFKTHHELKEYSGFAGVSRPRGTFFRIRGRGRARGVFAGTNTGPNNSNTTFQKRPKEEEWDPEYTPKSKKYFLHDDRDDGVDYWAKRGRGRGTFQRGRGRFNFKKSGSSPKWTHDKYQGDGIVEDEEETMENNEEKKDRRKEEKE
- the BCLAF1 gene encoding bcl-2-associated transcription factor 1 isoform X10, giving the protein MFRRKEMGRSNSRSHSSRSKSRSQSSSRSRSRSHSRKKRYRSRSRTYSRSRSRDRIYSRDYRRDYRNNRGMRRPYGYRGRGRGYYQGGGGRYHRGGYRPVWNRRHSRSPRRGRSRSRSPKRRSVSSQRSRSRSRRSYRSSRSPRSSSSRSSSPYSKSPVSKRRGSQEKQTKKAEGEPQEESPLKSKSQEEPKDTFEHDPSESIDEFNKSSATSGDIWPGLSAYDNSPRSPHSPSPIATPPSQSSSCSDAPMLSTVHSAKNTPSQHSHSIQHSPERSGSGSVGNGSSRYSPSQNSPIHHIPSRRSPAKTITPQNAPRDEARGRSSFYPDGGDQETAKTGKFLKSPPLHKNLDAREKSTFREESPLRIKMIASDSHRPEVKLKMAPVPLDDSNRPASLTKDRLLASTLVHSVKKEQEFRSIFDHIKLPQASKSTSESFIQHIVSLVHHVKEQYFKSAAMTLNERFTSYQKATEEHSARQKSPEIHRRIDISPSALRKHTRLAGEERVFKEENQKGDKKLRCDSADLRHDIDRRRKERSKERGDSKGSRESSGSRKQEKTTKEYKEYKSYKDDSKHKSREQDHSRSSSSSASPSSPSSREEKESKKEREEEFKTHHELKEYSGFAGVSRPRGTFFRIRGRGRARGVFAGTNTGPNNSNTTFQKRPKEEEWDPEYTPKSKKYFLHDDRDDGVDYWAKRGRGRGTFQRGRGRFNFKKSGSSPKWTHDKYQGDGIVEDEEETMENNEEKKDRRKEEKE
- the BCLAF1 gene encoding bcl-2-associated transcription factor 1 isoform X8, which codes for MGRSNSRSHSSRSKSRSQSSSRSRSRSHSRKKRYRSRSRTYSRSRSRDRIYSRDYRRDYRNNRGMRRPYGYRGRGRGYYQGGGGRYHRGGYRPVWNRRHSRSPRRGRSRSRSPKRRSVSSQRSRSRSRRSYRSSRSPRSSSSRSSSPYSKSPVSKRRGSQEKQTKKAEGEPQEESPLKSKSQEEPKDTFEHDPSESIDEFNKSSATSGDIWPGLSAYDNSPRSPHSPSPIATPPSQSSSCSDAPMLSTVHSAKNTPSQHSHSIQHSPERSGSGSVGNGSSRYSPSQNSPIHHIPSRRSPAKTITPQNAPRDEARGRSSFYPDGGDQETAKTGKFLKRFTDEESRVFLLDRGNTRDKETPKEKGSEKGRAEGEWEDQEALDYFSDKESGKQKFNDSEGDDTEETEDYRQFRKSVLADQGKNFATTSHRNTEEEGPKYKSKVSLKGNRESDGFREEKNYKLKETGYVVERPSTTKDKHKEDDKSSERITVKKETQSPEQVKSEKLKDLFDYSPPLHKNLDAREKSTFREESPLRIKMIASDSHRPEVKLKMAPVPLDDSNRPASLTKDRLLASTLVHSVKKEQEFRSIFDHIKLPQASKSTSESFIQHIVSLVHHVKEQYFKSAAMTLNERFTSYQKATEEHSARQKSPEIHRRIDISPSALRKHTRLAGEERVFKEENQKGDKKLRCDSADLRHDIDRRRKERSKERGDSKGSRESSGSRKQEKTTKEYKEYKSYKDDSKHKSREQDHSRSSSSSASPSSPSSREEKESKKEREEEFKTHHELKEYSGFAGVSRPRGTFHDDRDDGVDYWAKRGRGRGTFQRGRGRFNFKKSGSSPKWTHDKYQGDGIVEDEEETMENNEEKKDRRKEEKE
- the BCLAF1 gene encoding bcl-2-associated transcription factor 1 isoform X12, yielding MGRSNSRSHSSRSKSRSQSSSRSRSRSHSRKKRYRSRSRTYSRSRSRDRIYSRDYRRDYRNNRGMRRPYGYRGRGRGYYQGGGGRYHRGGYRPVWNRRHSRSPRRGRSRSRSPKRRSVSSQRSRSRSRRSYRSSRSPRSSSSRSSSPYSKSPVSKRRGSQEKQTKKAEGEPQEESPLKSKSQEEPKDTFEHDPSESIDEFNKSSATSGDIWPGLSAYDNSPRSPHSPSPIATPPSQSSSCSDAPMLSTVHSAKNTPSQHSHSIQHSPERSGSGSVGNGSSRYSPSQNSPIHHIPSRRSPAKTITPQNAPRDEARGRSSFYPDGGDQETAKTGKFLKSPPLHKNLDAREKSTFREESPLRIKMIASDSHRPEVKLKMAPVPLDDSNRPASLTKDRLLASTLVHSVKKEQEFRSIFDHIKLPQASKSTSESFIQHIVSLVHHVKEQYFKSAAMTLNERFTSYQKATEEHSARQKSPEIHRRIDISPSALRKHTRLAGEERVFKEENQKGDKKLRCDSADLRHDIDRRRKERSKERGDSKGSRESSGSRKQEKTTKEYKEYKSYKDDSKHKSREQDHSRSSSSSASPSSPSSREEKESKKEREEEFKTHHELKEYSGFAGVSRPRGTFFRIRGRGRARGVFAGTNTGPNNSNTTFQKRPKEEEWDPEYTPKSKKYFLHDDRDDGVDYWAKRGRGRGTFQRGRGRFNFKKSGSSPKWTHDKYQGDGIVEDEEETMENNEEKKDRRKEEKE
- the BCLAF1 gene encoding bcl-2-associated transcription factor 1 isoform X1, which gives rise to MFRRKEMGRSNSRSHSSRSKSRSQSSSRSRSRSHSRKKRYSSRSRSRTYSRSRSRDRIYSRDYRRDYRNNRGMRRPYGYRGRGRGYYQGGGGRYHRGGYRPVWNRRHSRSPRRGRSRSRSPKRRSVSSQRSRSRSRRSYRSSRSPRSSSSRSSSPYSKSPVSKRRGSQEKQTKKAEGEPQEESPLKSKSQEEPKDTFEHDPSESIDEFNKSSATSGDIWPGLSAYDNSPRSPHSPSPIATPPSQSSSCSDAPMLSTVHSAKNTPSQHSHSIQHSPERSGSGSVGNGSSRYSPSQNSPIHHIPSRRSPAKTITPQNAPRDEARGRSSFYPDGGDQETAKTGKFLKRFTDEESRVFLLDRGNTRDKETPKEKGSEKGRAEGEWEDQEALDYFSDKESGKQKFNDSEGDDTEETEDYRQFRKSVLADQGKNFATTSHRNTEEEGPKYKSKVSLKGNRESDGFREEKNYKLKETGYVVERPSTTKDKHKEDDKSSERITVKKETQSPEQVKSEKLKDLFDYSPPLHKNLDAREKSTFREESPLRIKMIASDSHRPEVKLKMAPVPLDDSNRPASLTKDRLLASTLVHSVKKEQEFRSIFDHIKLPQASKSTSESFIQHIVSLVHHVKEQYFKSAAMTLNERFTSYQKATEEHSARQKSPEIHRRIDISPSALRKHTRLAGEERVFKEENQKGDKKLRCDSADLRHDIDRRRKERSKERGDSKGSRESSGSRKQEKTTKEYKEYKSYKDDSKHKSREQDHSRSSSSSASPSSPSSREEKESKKEREEEFKTHHELKEYSGFAGVSRPRGTFFRIRGRGRARGVFAGTNTGPNNSNTTFQKRPKEEEWDPEYTPKSKKYFLHDDRDDGVDYWAKRGRGRGTFQRGRGRFNFKKSGSSPKWTHDKYQGDGIVEDEEETMENNEEKKDRRKEEKE
- the BCLAF1 gene encoding bcl-2-associated transcription factor 1 isoform X14 encodes the protein MFRRKEMGRSNSRSHSSRSKSRSQSSSRSRSRSHSRKKRYRSRSRTYSRSRSRDRIYSRDYRRDYRNNRGMRRPYGYRGRGRGYYQGGGGRYHRGGYRPVWNRRHSRSPRRGRSRSRSPKRRSVSSQRSRSRSRRSYRSSRSPRSSSSRSSSPYSKSPVSKRRGSQEKQTKKAEGEPQEESPLKSKSQEEPKDTFEHDPSESIDEFNKSSATSGDIWPGLSAYDNSPRSPHSPSPIATPPSQSSSCSDAPMLSTVHSAKNTPSQHSHSIQHSPERSGSGSVGNGSSRYSPSQNSPIHHIPSRRSPAKTITPQNAPRDEARGRSSFYPDGGDQETAKTGKFLKSPPLHKNLDAREKSTFREESPLRIKMIASDSHRPEVKLKMAPVPLDDSNRPASLTKDRLLASTLVHSVKKEQEFRSIFDHIKLPQASKSTSESFIQHIVSLVHHVKEQYFKSAAMTLNERFTSYQKATEEHSARQKSPEIHRRIDISPSALRKHTRLAGEERVFKEENQKGDKKLRCDSADLRHDIDRRRKERSKERGDSKGSRESSGSRKQEKTTKEYKEYKSYKDDSKHKSREQDHSRSSSSSASPSSPSSREEKESKKEREEEFKTHHELKEYSGFAGVSRPRGTFHDDRDDGVDYWAKRGRGRGTFQRGRGRFNFKKSGSSPKWTHDKYQGDGIVEDEEETMENNEEKKDRRKEEKE